Proteins from one Salaquimonas pukyongi genomic window:
- a CDS encoding NAD-dependent succinate-semialdehyde dehydrogenase, whose amino-acid sequence MSDKPVSLQEQVEDQRLVRAFSYLGGKWVASSAGETFPVRDPATGDIIGEVASLSAEESLAAADAAHAAFPAWAMTLPQERSKILRQWFDLIIQHREDLARIMVCEQGKPLSEARGEIDYAASFVEYYAEESKRPNIEGVTSHLPDAEVELWLEPVGVAALVTPWNFPSAMLTRKAAAAMAAGCTVVAHPSGETPFSALALAELAERAGIPAGVFNVVTGKAATIVEPWTQDTRVRALSFTGSTEIGRLLCRQCAGTVKKLVMELGGHAPVIIFKGCDLDTAVTETIKAKFATSGQDCLGANRIYVEREIYGEFCERFTRAAGELTLGRGMDDPDIGPLMNEAAIAKQEAHVADALEKGATLACGGKRADLGPLFYQPTVLTDVPDKAAIMQEETFGPVAPIAPFDSEEEVIARANATEYGLIAYLHSHDPRRIYRLSRALQFGMVAVNRTKVTGAPIPFGGVKQSGLGREGARKGMEEFMEIKYVCRDWA is encoded by the coding sequence ATGTCAGACAAGCCGGTATCCTTGCAGGAACAGGTAGAGGACCAACGCCTGGTGCGGGCGTTTTCCTATCTTGGCGGAAAGTGGGTAGCATCCTCTGCTGGCGAAACGTTTCCCGTTCGCGATCCGGCCACGGGTGACATCATTGGTGAAGTAGCCAGCCTTTCGGCTGAAGAAAGCCTTGCTGCCGCTGATGCTGCCCACGCGGCATTTCCTGCATGGGCGATGACGCTTCCCCAGGAGCGTTCGAAAATCCTGCGCCAGTGGTTCGACCTGATCATTCAACATCGCGAAGACCTTGCCCGGATCATGGTATGCGAGCAGGGCAAGCCGCTTTCGGAAGCACGCGGCGAGATCGACTATGCAGCGAGCTTTGTCGAATATTATGCAGAGGAGTCCAAGCGTCCCAATATCGAGGGCGTTACCTCGCACCTGCCGGATGCGGAAGTGGAGCTGTGGCTAGAGCCGGTAGGCGTTGCCGCGCTGGTCACACCATGGAACTTTCCATCTGCCATGCTGACCCGCAAGGCGGCTGCCGCGATGGCCGCGGGCTGCACGGTGGTCGCACACCCTTCCGGTGAGACGCCGTTTTCCGCCCTGGCGCTGGCCGAACTTGCCGAGCGGGCCGGCATTCCTGCCGGGGTGTTCAACGTGGTGACCGGGAAGGCGGCGACCATTGTCGAACCGTGGACGCAGGACACCCGCGTGCGCGCCCTTTCCTTTACCGGATCGACGGAAATAGGCAGGCTGCTCTGCCGCCAGTGCGCCGGCACGGTGAAAAAACTCGTCATGGAACTTGGCGGCCATGCACCGGTCATCATCTTCAAGGGATGCGACCTCGACACGGCCGTCACCGAAACGATCAAGGCCAAGTTTGCCACTTCCGGGCAGGACTGCCTGGGCGCCAACCGGATTTACGTCGAGCGGGAGATCTATGGCGAATTCTGCGAACGCTTCACCAGAGCTGCCGGGGAACTGACCCTTGGCAGGGGGATGGACGATCCCGACATCGGCCCGCTGATGAATGAAGCAGCCATCGCCAAGCAGGAAGCCCATGTTGCCGACGCGCTTGAAAAAGGCGCCACCCTTGCCTGCGGCGGCAAGCGGGCTGATCTCGGCCCGCTGTTTTATCAGCCGACCGTGCTGACCGATGTACCCGATAAGGCAGCGATCATGCAGGAAGAAACCTTCGGCCCCGTGGCGCCCATCGCACCGTTTGACAGTGAGGAGGAAGTGATTGCCAGGGCGAATGCCACCGAATACGGCCTGATTGCCTATCTGCACAGCCACGACCCCCGCCGTATCTACCGATTAAGCCGCGCCCTGCAATTCGGCATGGTTGCCGTAAACCGGACCAAGGTGACCGGCGCGCCGATTCCCTTTGGCGGCGTCAAACAATCGGGCCTTGGCCGTGAGGGGGCACGAAAGGGCATGGAAGAATTCATGGAAATCAAATATGTCTGCCGCGACTGGGCATGA
- a CDS encoding L,D-transpeptidase family protein: MPKTLQAGLLALSLFGLMAATSQAANVRGFANAQAIQWRGGVVQVDTVMPFYKRNGYRGIWTSANGLTRGGQELVGVLENAWLDGLDALDYIGGMPGSAYKLRGDELAGLELFLSSAAVRFARDMYGGRTTPAVSEPDIVIPRKKLDTIALLASMEKNGPQTVLDRLRPTHPQYHALRKALLKTPNPGVQRKIIVNMERWRWLPRKLGDVHVFVNTAAFLMYTRHNGRDIDRRRVIVGKKYHKTPMFSDNIKYSEFNPTWTVTPSIAGNEMLPKLRKDPNYLKKKGYHLYASWKADAPRMNATQIDWQSVSGKRFPFKIVQPAGPANALGQVKFLFPNKFNVYLHDTANRKLFEQSNRALSHGCIRVHEPLAFAQLLYKLDGNPAASKIGQLVASKQTKGVNFKRPIPVHLTYFTAWVKNGKLQTFDDIYGRDRLVGNILFGRV; the protein is encoded by the coding sequence ATGCCAAAGACACTACAGGCCGGTTTGCTGGCCTTGTCGCTGTTTGGGTTGATGGCCGCAACCTCCCAGGCCGCCAATGTAAGAGGGTTTGCCAACGCACAGGCAATTCAGTGGCGCGGCGGTGTGGTTCAGGTCGACACGGTGATGCCGTTTTACAAGCGCAACGGCTATCGCGGCATCTGGACCAGCGCCAATGGCCTGACCCGGGGCGGCCAGGAACTGGTTGGCGTACTGGAAAATGCGTGGCTCGATGGTCTTGATGCGCTGGACTATATCGGCGGCATGCCGGGCAGCGCATACAAGCTGCGCGGCGATGAACTTGCCGGTCTTGAACTGTTTCTGTCCTCTGCTGCGGTACGCTTTGCCCGTGACATGTATGGCGGGCGAACCACTCCCGCTGTCTCGGAGCCGGACATCGTCATTCCGCGCAAGAAGCTCGATACCATCGCACTGCTTGCATCGATGGAGAAAAACGGGCCGCAAACGGTGCTCGACAGACTGCGCCCGACACATCCGCAATATCATGCTTTGCGCAAGGCGTTGCTGAAAACACCAAACCCGGGCGTGCAGCGAAAGATTATCGTCAACATGGAACGCTGGCGCTGGCTGCCGCGCAAGCTTGGCGATGTGCATGTCTTCGTCAATACCGCCGCTTTCCTGATGTATACGCGGCACAACGGAAGGGATATCGATCGCCGGCGGGTCATCGTCGGCAAGAAATATCACAAGACACCGATGTTTTCCGACAACATAAAATATTCGGAATTCAATCCCACCTGGACCGTGACGCCTTCCATCGCCGGCAATGAAATGCTGCCAAAGCTGCGCAAGGACCCGAACTACCTCAAGAAAAAGGGGTATCATCTTTACGCCAGCTGGAAGGCCGATGCGCCGCGCATGAATGCCACCCAGATCGACTGGCAGTCCGTCAGCGGCAAGCGCTTTCCCTTCAAGATCGTTCAACCGGCCGGGCCCGCCAATGCGCTCGGTCAGGTGAAATTCCTGTTCCCCAACAAGTTCAACGTCTATCTGCATGACACCGCGAACCGGAAGCTGTTTGAGCAATCGAACCGGGCGCTCTCCCATGGCTGCATCCGGGTTCATGAGCCGCTGGCCTTTGCGCAGCTGCTCTACAAGCTGGACGGCAATCCGGCCGCTTCGAAAATCGGCCAGCTCGTGGCGTCCAAACAGACCAAGGGCGTCAATTTCAAGCGACCCATTCCCGTTCATCTGACCTATTTCACCGCCTGGGTGAAGAATGGAAAACTGCAGACTTTCGATGACATTTACGGCCGCGACCGGCTGGTCGGCAATATTCTGTTCGGACGAGTATAG
- a CDS encoding Lrp/AsnC family transcriptional regulator, with protein MKKLDALDLKILQVLSTEGRISKAALAERVGLSASPCWERLKRLEQAGVIEGYNARISLKKLGPHVTVFVAAELADHTAASFRTFETSIKRYDEITACWALGGGYDYLLQIVTRDIDSYQRLIDEMLDAGVGLARYFTYVVTKPVKGHGAPPLDVLLGEQ; from the coding sequence ATGAAGAAACTCGATGCGCTTGACCTGAAAATCCTGCAGGTGCTGAGCACGGAGGGCCGCATATCCAAGGCGGCATTGGCCGAACGCGTCGGCCTGTCGGCGAGCCCCTGCTGGGAGCGGCTCAAACGGCTGGAACAGGCCGGCGTCATTGAGGGTTACAATGCCCGCATCAGCCTGAAGAAGCTTGGGCCCCATGTGACCGTCTTCGTGGCTGCGGAGCTTGCCGACCACACAGCAGCTTCGTTCCGCACCTTCGAAACCAGCATCAAGCGTTATGATGAGATCACCGCGTGCTGGGCCCTGGGCGGCGGTTATGATTACCTGCTGCAGATCGTGACCAGAGACATTGACAGCTATCAGCGGCTGATCGACGAGATGCTGGATGCAGGGGTGGGACTGGCCCGGTACTTCACCTATGTGGTCACAAAGCCGGTCAAGGGGCATGGCGCACCGCCACTGGATGTACTGCTGGGAGAGCAATAA
- the pyrC gene encoding dihydroorotase, producing the protein MLEGVIGYSSRQFCRAIIMPNLVPPVVTTADAVAYRERILAAKPRADFFNPLMTLYLTEETDPNDVAAGYGDNIVTAVKLYPAGATTNSASGVKDIVKVYPVLEKMAAIGMPLCVHGEVTDPDVDIFDREAVFIETVLDPLRQKISGLKVVMEHVTTRQGVDYVRSQEENLAATITTHHLIINRNAILAGGIRPHYYCLPVAKREEHRQALVQAASSGDKRFFLGTDSAPHSDPNKETACGCAGIFTAPNTLSCLAHVFEQEAALDRLEAFVSLNGPAFYGLQPNEETITLVKHSEPVTYPQKIHTGDGDVTVFDPTFPLYWDVQ; encoded by the coding sequence ATGCTGGAAGGGGTTATTGGGTATTCTTCGCGCCAATTTTGCCGGGCGATCATCATGCCCAATCTGGTGCCGCCGGTCGTTACCACTGCAGATGCCGTCGCTTACCGCGAGCGCATTCTCGCCGCCAAGCCAAGGGCCGATTTCTTCAATCCCCTGATGACGCTCTATCTGACGGAAGAAACCGATCCGAACGATGTTGCGGCGGGATATGGCGACAACATCGTGACCGCTGTCAAACTCTACCCGGCCGGGGCTACCACAAATTCTGCAAGCGGCGTCAAGGACATCGTGAAAGTCTATCCGGTGCTGGAAAAAATGGCGGCGATCGGTATGCCGCTGTGTGTCCATGGCGAGGTCACCGATCCGGATGTGGATATCTTCGATCGCGAAGCCGTGTTCATCGAAACGGTGCTCGACCCGCTACGGCAGAAAATTTCAGGCCTGAAAGTGGTCATGGAACATGTCACCACGCGGCAGGGCGTTGATTACGTGCGTTCACAGGAAGAAAACCTGGCTGCGACGATCACCACCCATCATCTGATCATCAACCGCAACGCCATCCTCGCAGGCGGCATCCGGCCGCACTATTACTGCCTGCCGGTCGCCAAGCGGGAGGAGCACCGCCAGGCGCTGGTTCAGGCGGCAAGTTCCGGCGACAAACGGTTTTTCCTCGGCACGGACTCTGCCCCACACAGTGACCCCAACAAGGAAACGGCCTGCGGCTGTGCCGGCATTTTCACCGCTCCGAACACGCTTTCCTGTCTTGCCCACGTGTTCGAGCAGGAAGCAGCGCTCGACAGGCTGGAGGCCTTCGTTTCGCTCAACGGACCGGCCTTTTACGGGCTTCAACCCAATGAAGAAACCATCACGCTGGTAAAACACAGCGAGCCGGTAACATATCCGCAAAAAATTCACACCGGTGACGGCGATGTCACCGTATTTGATCCCACCTTCCCGCTTTACTGGGACGTTCAGTAA
- a CDS encoding cyclodeaminase: MASEILIVTEAELRQTVHLDETAIAVVEEAFVALAGGNVVMPPILSMELAEANGEVDVKTAYIPGFEGFAIKVSPGFFDNPKLGLASLNGLMILFSAKTGLVQALFLDNGYLTDIRTAAAGAVAARHLAPERVETAGVMGTGVQARLQMQAAHLVRPFERLLVWGRDQAKAEHCAKELAELLGIDVRAETNPEKLVARSQLVVTTTPAREPVLKSQWLHPGLHVTAMGSDQAGKNEIDPKAIFEADLYVADRVSQTELLGELRSAIEAGFWKKDTPPELGAIASGAVAGRRSEDDITICDLTGTGAQDTAIATHVYFLLKDSDAGTRIEA; this comes from the coding sequence ATGGCCAGCGAGATACTGATCGTAACGGAGGCCGAACTGCGCCAAACCGTCCATCTTGATGAAACGGCGATCGCCGTTGTCGAGGAAGCCTTTGTGGCACTGGCAGGCGGCAATGTGGTCATGCCGCCCATCCTATCCATGGAGCTGGCCGAAGCCAATGGCGAGGTTGATGTGAAGACCGCTTACATTCCCGGCTTTGAGGGGTTCGCGATCAAGGTATCGCCCGGCTTTTTCGACAATCCGAAGCTCGGCCTTGCCAGCCTGAACGGTTTGATGATCCTGTTTTCCGCCAAGACCGGACTGGTTCAGGCGCTGTTTCTCGACAACGGGTATTTGACCGATATCCGCACGGCGGCAGCCGGTGCGGTGGCTGCCCGCCATCTTGCGCCCGAGCGGGTGGAAACTGCCGGTGTCATGGGAACGGGTGTTCAGGCACGGCTGCAGATGCAGGCGGCTCATCTGGTGCGGCCGTTCGAAAGGCTGCTTGTGTGGGGGCGCGATCAGGCAAAGGCGGAACACTGTGCCAAGGAGCTGGCGGAATTGCTCGGCATTGATGTCCGCGCCGAAACCAATCCGGAAAAACTGGTTGCGCGAAGCCAGTTGGTGGTGACCACGACACCGGCGCGCGAACCTGTGCTAAAATCGCAATGGCTTCACCCCGGCCTGCATGTGACCGCCATGGGCTCCGATCAGGCCGGAAAGAACGAAATCGATCCCAAGGCAATTTTTGAAGCTGATCTTTATGTTGCCGACCGGGTGAGCCAGACGGAACTGCTGGGCGAGTTGCGCAGCGCCATCGAGGCCGGGTTCTGGAAGAAAGACACCCCGCCGGAACTGGGCGCCATTGCCAGCGGCGCTGTGGCCGGGCGGCGCAGCGAGGACGACATCACCATTTGCGACCTGACCGGCACCGGAGCACAGGACACGGCCATCGCCACGCATGTTTATTTTCTGCTCAAGGACAGCGATGCAGGCACCAGGATCGAGGCATAG
- the eutB gene encoding hydroxyectoine utilization dehydratase EutB, with protein sequence MSVTLADIHEARKTIAGTALRTPLVPSIYMSGIAGHEFLLKLENTQPMGAFKLRGAASAVLRLPPDTPGVTCCSTGNHGRGVAFAARKRGITAVICMSSLVPQTKVDGIKALGAEVRIIGKSQDEALAESQRLAAEEGYVEISPFDDAHVIAGQGTIGLELMEDRPDLITILVPLSGGGLAAGIAVAAKAIRPDIRIIGISMDRGAAMHASMQAGKPVEVEEVVSLADSLGGGIGAKNRLSFPLCNALLDEVVLVREEEIYQAMQALYFEDRIVAEGASVVGLAAVLSGKVKPAGAAATIVTGRNVDMGVFTDIISGRDVKLGGMNIHGRPWRQA encoded by the coding sequence ATGTCCGTTACCCTTGCCGATATTCATGAAGCCCGCAAAACGATTGCGGGAACAGCCCTGCGCACCCCGCTGGTTCCATCAATCTATATGAGCGGAATTGCCGGACACGAATTTCTGCTGAAGCTGGAAAATACCCAGCCGATGGGCGCCTTCAAGCTGCGCGGCGCTGCCAGTGCCGTGCTGCGCCTGCCACCAGATACGCCCGGCGTTACCTGCTGCTCGACCGGAAACCATGGACGGGGCGTGGCCTTTGCCGCGAGAAAACGCGGCATTACGGCGGTTATCTGCATGTCCTCTCTGGTGCCGCAAACAAAGGTCGACGGTATCAAGGCGCTGGGAGCAGAGGTCCGCATCATCGGCAAATCCCAGGATGAGGCCTTGGCGGAAAGCCAGCGCCTTGCAGCCGAGGAAGGCTATGTTGAAATCTCTCCGTTTGACGATGCTCACGTCATCGCCGGTCAGGGCACGATCGGACTGGAGCTGATGGAAGATCGCCCGGACCTGATCACGATCCTGGTGCCGCTTTCAGGCGGCGGGCTGGCAGCTGGCATTGCCGTTGCCGCCAAGGCGATCAGGCCTGACATTCGCATCATCGGCATTTCCATGGACCGGGGCGCCGCCATGCACGCCTCGATGCAGGCAGGAAAGCCGGTGGAGGTTGAGGAAGTTGTGAGCCTCGCCGATTCCCTAGGCGGCGGGATCGGCGCCAAAAACAGGCTCTCCTTTCCCCTTTGCAATGCTTTGCTGGATGAGGTGGTGCTGGTGAGGGAGGAGGAAATCTACCAGGCCATGCAGGCGCTGTACTTCGAAGACCGGATTGTTGCTGAAGGCGCAAGCGTGGTCGGTCTTGCCGCCGTACTGTCGGGGAAGGTCAAGCCGGCGGGCGCGGCAGCCACCATCGTTACCGGGCGCAATGTGGACATGGGCGTGTTTACCGACATCATCAGCGGGCGGGATGTGAAACTTGGCGGCATGAACATCCATGGGCGCCCCTGGCGGCAGGCCTAA
- a CDS encoding TetR/AcrR family transcriptional regulator: MARTAGSRGEETALRVREAALRLFADKGYAAVSMREIAAEVGLQAGALYNHFPTKQAILVDLLETHMVDLIAAWEGRSHTFSDPVEALIGFVRFHIRYHLERQDAVFISYMELRNLERDGFERIEELRRVYEGFLRKIIQIGAAKRVFAVADIPVAAMAVIAMLTGVNTWFRSGGRLKAVEIEEIYVKMVLGSLGHVVAPQAGRVQQPALQGV, translated from the coding sequence TTGGCGAGAACAGCGGGATCACGGGGTGAGGAGACTGCGTTACGGGTGCGCGAGGCTGCCCTGCGGCTCTTTGCGGACAAGGGCTATGCCGCCGTCTCCATGCGGGAGATCGCCGCTGAGGTGGGCCTGCAGGCCGGTGCGCTGTATAATCATTTCCCGACCAAGCAAGCCATTCTCGTTGATCTGCTGGAAACCCACATGGTCGATCTGATCGCGGCCTGGGAGGGCAGAAGCCATACCTTCTCCGATCCCGTTGAGGCACTGATCGGGTTTGTGCGCTTTCACATCCGCTATCACCTTGAGCGGCAGGATGCTGTCTTCATCTCCTACATGGAGTTGCGCAATCTGGAGCGCGATGGCTTTGAGCGCATCGAGGAATTGCGCCGTGTCTATGAGGGTTTCTTACGGAAAATAATACAAATCGGTGCCGCAAAGCGGGTTTTCGCCGTTGCCGATATTCCCGTGGCCGCCATGGCGGTGATTGCCATGCTGACCGGGGTCAATACCTGGTTTCGCTCCGGCGGCCGGCTGAAGGCGGTTGAGATCGAGGAAATCTATGTGAAGATGGTGCTGGGCAGTCTGGGGCACGTTGTGGCTCCGCAAGCCGGCAGGGTGCAACAACCGGCGCTTCAAGGCGTCTGA
- a CDS encoding aspartate aminotransferase family protein, translated as MLRNDQLDQWDRENFFHPSTHLAQHARGEAANRIVTGGSGVYIEDRDGKKLLDAFAGLYCVNVGYGRQEIAEAIAAQAKELSYYHAYVGHGTEASITLSKMVVERAPDNMSKVYFGLGGSDANETNIKLVWYYNNILGRPEKKKIISRWRGYHGSGLMTGSLTGLTLFHNKFDLPLDRVLHTVAPDFFRREDLSMDEAAFTQYCADELEALIDREGADTIAAFIGEPVLGTGGITPPPAGYWEAIKSVLNKHDILLIADEVVTGFGRLGTMFGSAHYGFEADIITIAKGLTSAYAPLSGSIISGKVWKVLEDGTDELGPIGHGWTYSAHPIGAAAGVANLKLIDDLGLVDNAGKTGAYFNEAMTQALSDHSHVGDVRGEGMLCAVEFVEDREKRKFFDPSKKTGPAIAAALLNRGVVARAMPQGDILGFAPPLCLTREEADIVVSATADAVKEVLG; from the coding sequence ATGCTGAGAAACGACCAACTCGATCAGTGGGACCGAGAGAACTTTTTTCACCCTTCGACCCATCTTGCCCAGCATGCGCGCGGCGAGGCGGCAAACCGCATTGTGACAGGCGGTTCGGGCGTCTACATCGAGGACCGGGACGGTAAAAAACTGCTGGATGCCTTTGCCGGACTTTACTGCGTCAATGTGGGCTATGGCAGGCAGGAAATCGCCGAGGCGATTGCTGCCCAGGCAAAGGAACTTTCCTACTACCATGCCTATGTGGGCCATGGGACAGAGGCGTCGATCACGCTTTCAAAAATGGTGGTGGAGCGGGCGCCGGACAACATGTCCAAGGTCTATTTCGGCCTTGGCGGATCGGATGCCAACGAAACCAACATCAAACTGGTCTGGTATTACAACAACATTCTCGGCCGGCCGGAAAAGAAGAAGATCATCTCACGCTGGCGCGGCTATCATGGTTCAGGGCTGATGACCGGCTCGCTTACCGGCCTCACCCTCTTCCACAACAAGTTCGACCTGCCGCTTGACCGGGTGCTGCATACGGTTGCGCCGGACTTCTTCCGACGCGAAGACCTTTCCATGGATGAGGCTGCCTTCACGCAGTATTGCGCCGATGAACTGGAAGCGCTCATCGATAGGGAGGGGGCCGATACGATTGCCGCCTTTATTGGCGAACCTGTCCTGGGCACCGGCGGCATTACACCGCCACCTGCCGGATACTGGGAAGCGATCAAGTCGGTTCTGAACAAACACGACATCCTGCTGATTGCTGATGAAGTGGTGACCGGTTTCGGGCGTCTGGGCACCATGTTCGGTTCAGCGCATTACGGCTTTGAGGCCGACATCATCACCATCGCCAAGGGGCTGACATCGGCCTATGCACCGCTGTCGGGCTCAATCATTTCCGGCAAGGTCTGGAAGGTGCTCGAAGACGGCACGGACGAGCTGGGCCCCATCGGTCATGGCTGGACCTATTCGGCCCATCCCATCGGCGCTGCCGCCGGTGTCGCCAACCTCAAGCTGATTGACGATTTGGGACTGGTAGACAATGCCGGTAAAACCGGCGCCTATTTCAACGAGGCTATGACACAAGCTCTCAGCGATCATTCGCATGTGGGCGATGTGCGCGGTGAAGGCATGCTGTGTGCCGTCGAGTTTGTCGAGGACAGGGAAAAGCGCAAATTCTTCGATCCATCAAAGAAGACCGGGCCGGCCATTGCCGCAGCGCTGCTGAATCGCGGCGTTGTCGCCAGAGCCATGCCGCAGGGCGACATCCTCGGCTTTGCACCACCGCTCTGCCTGACACGGGAAGAAGCCGACATAGTGGTCTCTGCAACCGCCGATGCGGTGAAAGAGGTGCTGGGATAA
- a CDS encoding D-amino-acid transaminase, with protein MSRTVYVNGEYFPEEDAKISVFDRGFLFADGVYEVCSVTGGKLIDNQAHLERLQRSLDELKMDAPCTLEEMGAIQTEMLKRNELTEGLLYLQVTRGAAERDFNFPPEAKPSLVMFTQAKKVTENPVAEKGLSVITLPDLRWHRRDIKTVQLLYPSMCKEEAKAKGADDAWLVEDGQITEGTSNNAWIVLENGTLVTRQLSNDILHGITRRAVMRFARERQIKVEERPFTVEEAQGAKEAFVTSASAFVMPVVSIDGKPVGSGAVGETVKGLRKIYLEEAGKL; from the coding sequence ATGAGCCGAACTGTTTATGTTAATGGCGAATACTTTCCCGAGGAAGACGCCAAGATCTCCGTTTTCGACCGCGGGTTTCTTTTTGCCGATGGTGTGTATGAAGTCTGCTCGGTGACCGGCGGTAAGCTGATCGACAACCAGGCTCATCTGGAGCGCCTTCAGCGTTCGCTTGACGAACTGAAGATGGATGCGCCCTGCACGCTTGAGGAAATGGGAGCCATCCAGACCGAGATGCTGAAACGCAACGAACTGACCGAAGGATTGCTCTATCTGCAGGTAACGCGCGGAGCAGCGGAACGGGATTTCAACTTTCCGCCAGAAGCCAAGCCGTCGCTCGTCATGTTCACCCAGGCAAAGAAAGTGACCGAAAATCCCGTTGCCGAAAAAGGCCTTTCGGTGATCACCCTGCCGGATCTGAGATGGCACCGCCGCGACATCAAGACCGTCCAGCTTCTCTATCCTTCCATGTGCAAGGAGGAAGCGAAGGCCAAGGGCGCTGATGACGCCTGGCTGGTAGAGGATGGTCAGATAACCGAAGGAACCTCCAACAATGCCTGGATCGTGCTCGAAAACGGTACGCTGGTGACGCGGCAATTGTCGAATGACATACTGCACGGCATCACCCGGCGTGCGGTGATGCGCTTTGCGCGCGAACGCCAGATCAAGGTTGAGGAGCGCCCGTTTACCGTGGAAGAGGCACAAGGTGCCAAAGAGGCCTTTGTTACATCGGCCTCGGCTTTCGTCATGCCGGTCGTCTCGATAGATGGAAAGCCGGTGGGCAGTGGCGCAGTGGGTGAAACGGTAAAGGGTTTGCGGAAAATCTATCTCGAAGAAGCCGGCAAGCTGTAA
- a CDS encoding L-serine ammonia-lyase: MFLSVFDIYKIGIGPSSSHTMGPMSAAARFLEEIRNGDWPRPQGATVEHVQCSLHGSLAYTGVGHATDRAVILGLAGELPDTVDPDQMDDIIEQVKRDKQVRPAGHAAYRFDPAADLIMDRKTPLMGHANGMQFKAYAAGDQLLLRRVYYSIGGGFVVDEAELEAMKTAKQAPVESGVPYPFRNAKEMLEMAEKSGLSIAAMKRANEETHYSPEELDYKLDLIWSAMDRCVDRGISQTGIMPGGLKVRRRAKDIHDKLQQEWQSNRRNPLLANDWLAVYAMAVNEENAAGGKVVTSPTNGAAGVVPAVLRYYLHFHEDADAKGIRDFMLASAAVGGIIKHNASISGAEVGCQGEVGSASAMAAAGLAQVLGGTPEQVENAAEIALEHHLGMTCDPVGGLVQVPCIERNALGAVKAVTAASLALKGDGKHFVPLDACIETMRQTGIDMNERYKETSEGGLAVNVVEC, encoded by the coding sequence ATGTTTCTTTCCGTATTCGACATCTACAAGATCGGTATTGGCCCTTCCAGTTCCCACACGATGGGGCCGATGAGTGCCGCTGCTCGCTTTCTTGAGGAAATCAGGAATGGCGACTGGCCGCGCCCGCAGGGTGCCACAGTGGAGCATGTCCAGTGCTCGCTGCACGGCTCGCTTGCCTATACCGGTGTCGGGCATGCAACCGATCGTGCGGTAATCCTCGGGCTGGCCGGTGAATTGCCGGATACGGTCGACCCTGATCAGATGGATGACATCATCGAACAGGTGAAGCGGGACAAGCAGGTTCGCCCGGCCGGCCATGCTGCCTATCGTTTCGATCCTGCAGCCGACCTCATCATGGATCGCAAGACACCGCTCATGGGCCATGCCAACGGGATGCAGTTCAAGGCCTATGCCGCCGGTGACCAGTTGTTGCTGCGGCGGGTCTATTACTCCATTGGCGGGGGTTTCGTGGTGGATGAAGCGGAACTGGAAGCGATGAAAACCGCGAAGCAGGCGCCTGTCGAATCAGGCGTTCCCTATCCCTTCCGCAATGCGAAGGAAATGCTGGAAATGGCCGAAAAATCGGGCCTTTCGATAGCCGCCATGAAGCGGGCAAACGAGGAAACGCATTATTCGCCGGAGGAGCTTGATTACAAGCTCGATCTGATCTGGAGTGCCATGGACCGCTGTGTCGACCGCGGCATCTCGCAGACCGGCATCATGCCGGGCGGCCTGAAGGTGCGCCGCCGCGCCAAGGACATCCACGACAAGCTGCAGCAAGAGTGGCAGTCAAACCGCCGCAATCCGCTGCTCGCCAATGACTGGCTGGCGGTCTATGCGATGGCGGTCAACGAGGAAAATGCGGCAGGCGGCAAGGTGGTCACCTCTCCGACCAACGGCGCGGCGGGCGTCGTGCCGGCGGTGCTGCGATATTATCTTCATTTTCACGAAGATGCCGATGCCAAGGGCATTCGCGACTTCATGCTGGCATCTGCTGCCGTCGGCGGCATCATCAAGCACAATGCCTCGATTTCCGGTGCCGAGGTCGGCTGCCAGGGGGAAGTGGGCTCTGCTTCGGCCATGGCGGCTGCCGGCCTTGCGCAGGTGCTGGGCGGCACACCGGAACAGGTTGAAAACGCCGCAGAGATCGCGCTCGAACACCACCTCGGCATGACCTGCGACCCCGTGGGCGGGCTGGTGCAGGTCCCCTGTATTGAGCGGAACGCGCTTGGCGCTGTAAAGGCGGTTACCGCCGCTTCCCTGGCCCTGAAGGGCGACGGCAAGCATTTCGTACCGCTCGATGCCTGTATCGAGACCATGCGCCAGACCGGCATCGACATGAACGAGCGCTACAAGGAAACCTCCGAAGGCGGGCTGGCCGTCAATGTGGTGGAGTGCTGA